In one Natronosalvus amylolyticus genomic region, the following are encoded:
- a CDS encoding type IV pilus modification PilV family protein gives MFSSEPRAEGRHERGVSEVLAFILVFTIIIGSVAIVSVIGLQSMNSYQEGEQLRNAERGFDALSDNFNDIIRYDGIKDRSGELNLRDGSISTDYEGTELTVTVEHTNGTTVYDETTTTGGLVYQSSRGSDTIAYEGGGIFRGDGEGSVALEYPMIRCTDDRAVITILEIEPDARTFASSETSRISISETNATRETYTNVDSVEIDVGDSEYETGWEMVLENRFEDGDCSLDGGTVTIHIVEAEIDF, from the coding sequence ATGTTCTCGAGTGAGCCACGAGCCGAGGGCCGTCACGAACGCGGGGTTTCGGAGGTGCTGGCCTTTATTCTCGTGTTTACGATCATCATCGGCTCCGTCGCCATCGTGTCGGTGATCGGCCTCCAGTCGATGAACAGCTATCAGGAGGGCGAGCAACTCAGGAACGCCGAACGGGGATTCGACGCTCTGAGTGACAACTTCAACGACATCATCAGATACGACGGGATCAAAGACCGCTCCGGCGAACTCAACCTCCGGGACGGCTCGATTTCGACCGATTACGAGGGGACGGAACTGACGGTTACGGTCGAACACACGAACGGGACTACCGTGTATGATGAAACCACGACAACCGGCGGCCTCGTCTACCAATCCAGCCGTGGCTCCGATACCATCGCCTACGAGGGCGGCGGCATCTTCCGCGGCGACGGCGAGGGAAGTGTCGCCCTCGAGTACCCGATGATACGGTGTACCGACGACCGGGCTGTCATCACGATCCTCGAGATCGAACCCGACGCACGAACCTTCGCGAGCAGCGAAACCAGCCGGATTTCGATCAGCGAGACGAACGCGACTCGAGAAACCTACACCAACGTCGACAGTGTCGAAATCGACGTCGGCGATTCCGAGTACGAAACCGGCTGGGAGATGGTCCTCGAGAACCGGTTCGAGGACGGTGACTGCTCGTTGGATGGCGGCACCGTCACCATTCACATCGTCGAAGCCGAAATCGACTTCTAA
- a CDS encoding DUF7266 family protein: MIAKHRTDRGVSIAITHVLTIAITTVLISGLLISAGALLEGERDRSADRSLETIGERLAGELSKVDSMATDDDTTVNMTVNHPARAASERYTVTLRETCNEAPLLENGTSCLHLTTQSGNVDVYVPVTVDVDGDSEVHGGAIEIVHEDGDIRLERGS; this comes from the coding sequence ATGATAGCTAAGCACCGAACTGACCGCGGCGTTTCCATCGCCATCACGCACGTCCTCACCATCGCGATTACTACCGTCTTGATCTCCGGCCTGCTCATCTCGGCAGGGGCACTCCTCGAGGGAGAACGCGACCGAAGCGCCGACCGCTCGCTCGAGACCATCGGCGAGCGACTCGCGGGCGAACTCTCGAAGGTCGATTCGATGGCGACGGATGACGACACGACGGTCAACATGACGGTCAACCATCCCGCAAGAGCGGCATCGGAGCGCTACACGGTCACGTTACGAGAAACATGTAATGAGGCACCGCTCCTCGAGAATGGAACCAGTTGTCTCCATCTCACCACCCAGTCCGGAAATGTCGACGTCTACGTCCCGGTGACAGTCGACGTCGACGGTGACAGCGAAGTCCACGGGGGCGCTATCGAAATCGTCCACGAGGATGGCGACATCAGGCTGGAGCGTGGTTCCTGA
- a CDS encoding DUF7261 family protein: MGDEAKRGNDARHDRGQLVLIAAVTIAFILLGVVVVFNGVLYTQTLSSSASGQAMSDADRSALEIEDGVCALAHNGSVSEADLEALEKQYQHSKSGSTASVVSLDHDGTVGNVTTVNVRYASSDLEFERVVEINLEDCPDHPEEEEEEEEEEEEEEEG; encoded by the coding sequence ATGGGGGACGAAGCCAAACGAGGCAACGACGCTCGGCACGATAGAGGCCAACTGGTGCTCATCGCCGCCGTCACGATCGCGTTCATCCTCCTCGGCGTAGTGGTCGTCTTCAACGGCGTGCTCTACACGCAGACGCTCTCCTCGAGTGCCTCCGGACAGGCGATGAGTGACGCCGACCGGAGTGCGCTCGAGATCGAAGACGGCGTCTGTGCGCTGGCCCACAACGGTTCGGTGAGTGAAGCGGATCTCGAGGCGCTCGAGAAACAGTACCAGCACAGTAAATCGGGGTCGACGGCGAGTGTCGTGTCACTCGATCATGATGGGACAGTCGGTAATGTAACGACAGTGAACGTGCGTTACGCCTCGAGTGACCTCGAGTTCGAAAGAGTTGTCGAGATCAACCTAGAAGACTGCCCGGATCATCCTGAAGAAGAGGAAGAAGAGGAAGAAGAGGAAGAAGAGGAAGAAGAGGGGTAA